A single window of Balaenoptera acutorostrata chromosome X, mBalAcu1.1, whole genome shotgun sequence DNA harbors:
- the GPR174 gene encoding probable G-protein coupled receptor 174 yields the protein MPANDTCAGTDGSNTDFRYFIYAVTYTVILVPGLIGNILALWVFYGYMKETKRAVIFMINLAIADLLQVLSLPLRIFYYLNHDWPFGPGLCMFCFYLKYVNMYASIYFLVCISVRRFWFLLYPFRFHDCKQKYDLYISIAGWLIICLACLLFPLLRSSDDTPSNRTKCFVDLPTRNVNLAQSVAMMTVGELIGFVTPLLIVLYCTWKTVLSLQDKYPVAQDLGEKKKALKMILTCAGVFLICFAPYHFSFPLDFLVKSNEIKSCLARRVILIFHSIALCLASLNSCLDPIIYYFTTDEFRRRLSRQDLHDNIKLHAKSFVSSHTTSILTTELC from the coding sequence ATGCCTGCTAATGACACATGTGCTGGGACAGATGGATCTAATACAGATTTTCGATACTTCATCTATGCAGTGACATACACTGTCATTCTTGTGCCAGGTCTCATAGGGAACATATTAGCCTTGTGGGTATTTTATGGCTATATGAAAGAAACCAAACGGGCTGTGATATTCATGATAAACCTAGCCATTGCTGACTTACTACAAGTCCTCTCCTTGCCACTGAGGATCTTTTACTACTTGAATCATGACTGGCCATTTGGGCCTGGCCTCTGCATGTTTTGTTTCTACCTGAAGTATGTCAACATGTATGCAAGCATCTACTTCTTGGTCTGCATCAGTGTGCGAAGATTTTGGTTTCTCCTCTACCCCTTTCGCTTCCACGACTGTAAACAGAAATATGACCTATACATCAGCATTGCTGGCTGGCTAATAATCTGCCTTGCCTGTCTGCTATTTCCTCTCCTCCGAAGCAGTGATGACACCCCTAGCAACAGAACCAAATGCTTTGTGGATCTTCCTACCAGGAATGTCAATCTAGCCCAGTCTGTTGCCATGATGACCGTTGGCGAGTTGATTGGATTTGTCACTCCTCTTCTGATTGTCCTGTATTGTACCTGGAAGACGGTTTTATCACTGCAGGATAAATATCCTGTGGCCCAAGAccttggagagaaaaagaaagccttGAAGATGATTCTAACCTGTGCAGGAGTTTTCCTAATTTGCTTTGCACCTTATCACTTCAGTTTTCCTTTAGATTTCCTGGTCAAGtccaatgaaattaaaagctgcCTAGCCAGAAGGGTGATTCTAATATTTCATTCTATTGCCTTGTGTCTGGCTAGTCTAAATTCCTGCCTTGACCCAATCATATACTACTTTACCACTGATGAGTTCAGAAGACGGCTTTCAAGACAAGATTTGCATGATAATATAAAACTCCATGCAAAATCATTTGTGAGCAGCCATACCACTTCTATCTTGACAACTgaactatgttaa